The sequence GGTCTTCACAGCGCTTGAATTCATGGTGGGTGATTATGCCATTATTGCATCTGAGTTCcaggctctttttttaaaaaaaaaattgcaagcaaCTCTGTAGAAGAGTGGAAGGATATGGAGATTCTATCCTAGTGTATTCCTCTGGGGTTtttgaaaacctttttttttttttagaaacaaaAATGGCATTGTGGTACTTGAGCGATCTGGACATGCAGAAGAGAAATGTGTTCTGCCTTTATGGTGCTCGTAGATGGGTCCTGAGCACCAAAATGCTTAGGATGGATCCTGAGCACTTCTGCTGCTTCCTGCCCCTGTCCCCGGCCACTCCGGCTGTTGGTGAGGGAGTGATGGTGTAAAGGCAGAATAGGTGGGTTTGGGGGCTGCACCTAGGAGGTGCTAAACTGATGAAACCAGCAATTGTACCTGGCAGGTAGAAAACTAGTTGCTAAGGAAGGTTGTGCCATTGCCGATGAATTTATATCTGCATTGAGAAAAGCATTATACATATAAGGGCCATGAATTACATATCTTTATATATCTGCACGTTTCCTATATGGATTAATGAAGCATTTTCACAATACAGAAAATGGATATTTTGCTCCGCAGAATTATAACGATCTGTGATACCTGCATCTTACTGTATGAAATTCCAATTCCAAACACTCTCCTTCCTGATTTCCTCTTGATGCACgctcaaaaaaaaaagtgtcgaAATATGTGAGAAATCCTCTTACGGAGCTCTCTAATGGAGTATTATGAACAATGGGAGAAAGCACCTTTTACCACTTCACATATACTCCACCGTTATTgaaatgcattttgggggggggaaatcattgaTGTCAACAGGACTATACTATTGCAACTGCCTTGTGAACTTTCACCACAACCTAATTTTTGCACCACCTACTTTTGGAACGTTCCAACGAATTCCAACCAGACCTTTGAAGGGTATGCATGCAGATTAAAGATGATAAACTATGGCCAGAGTTGCATCCCATGGAGCCAGGCTGCCTGTAGTGTCCTGGTTTTCCAAGGCAGTCTTCCAATTGCCACAGCTAAGAAGCACAGATTTCCTTGAGCCCTGAAAGTCAGATCACATTGTAGGTAGCCACCGCTCCTCAGAAACAACAGCACACTGGGAGTCATGATGTGTCAGTTTTGACACAGAATCAGGGTGGGAAGAGGCTGACCCCACAACTAAAAGCCCCTTTATTAGGGGACCATTGATGAAGAATCTTAGCTAACACATGAATGGAGCCTAATAGGGGAATGTAGTCAACTTTTCTATATTAGAACTGAGAAATGCACATTGCACGTATATTTCTTCAGAAGAAGATGCCAGAAACATGGAAGATGGGTTCAAAGAACAGTTGGCATAGTAAAGTGTATATGCAAATTACTTAACCCTTAGAAAACCGCTTAGCTATAATACTGCGCGACCCGGAAACCAACCAACAACTGAATGGGGTCAACAAATTAGAAAATGCTACATTCTAAAACATTTAAGTATTATGTTGCAAATAATAATATGCTAGGAAGGAAATCATTCAAAAGCCTGTAGAACTGGCAAATGCCACAGTGAAAGAATCTACACAAAGAATTTCATAAAGGATGTTTCCAGCTATAATTTAATCCGCGAGTTCCAGCTATAATTTAATCTCAAAAATTTACAAAATCTTTCATATATCTTGAGAATGGGGTGGAAAGgagcatatttttttcctttgaacGTAAACAACGTCTGGACTGCACCTGCGCATtttaccccctgaaaaaaacctACCACCACCAGAGAAGCAGGTTGAAAGAATATAGATTTTTGCCAGGCATCAAAAATAAGGTTAGTTATTCCACTTCTGTGAGTCAGGACTCACTGCGTTCCAGTCTGGTATAAATGACGCAGGCGTCAAGCAAAAAAAGAGTGGCGGTTTAGGGCAGAAGAAGCCTAAGCTCCGTGTCAGACAGCTCGTTGACTTCCATGATCTTCTCTAGATGTTCCATGTACCTTGTGTGGTCTTGCAAGAAGTGTGGCACCCTCATGTTCTCAATCATTCCTAAATCCTTCAGGCGATCCACATCCTCATAGGAGACCTGGATAGTAGAAAAAGAGGGTTCAATGCAGCGCGAGCATCTAGTTCTCCAAACGTGGACTCAGTGCCACCTTGCATGCCCTAGTTTGGCACTTTAGCACTAAACCAAAAGCACAGGAAGAAAACCTTGGAAAGGCAGATACCATGCAAGGTGGGGAAACTTTAGGCCAACTTAGGTATGGCCCAAGAGACCAAGATACAGTGCTAGAAGTAGAGTCAGAATCCAACCCACTTCTTTCCAATGGACGTAAATCCGCCCCTGGCTTATAAACCGGCTTATGCATCTCCCACTTGCACTTCCATGTTCTCAAATCTTCAAGAGTACACAGTTGGCAGGAAAATCTATGATTCGTGATTGATCTATTATAGATCAGTGTTCCACCCAGCAATTTCACCCACCTTTCCAAGAGCAGTCAGCAAGCAGAAGTCGATGGTATGTCGGTATCTCAGAATCCGGAGGATGCCATCCAAGTAGACCTGATCTTTACTGAAGCAACCTAAAGTAATTGGATTTATTGGTGGCGAGCCCAATTTTAGGAAAAAGCAAAAGATTTAGCAATGCACAAATGACAATTATCCTTGTATATTtacacaacaacacacacacatatatatatatcgggAACAACTCAGCAGGCTTTTCTTCTGACAAAGCACACACAAGCttgtaagactgcaatcctaaacatattaagtctcattgaacttggTGGGAATTACTTCCGAGTAAATATGCTTAAGTTAGCATATGAGGAGATTAATAGATCAATCCATGCCTCAGCTAAGTAAAATGTTTAAGACAGAGTTTTCcgaactgtgtgtcgcgacatgtGAAGTGTGTCGGCTTCAGTGTGTTGGTGTGTCACACAAACGCTCCCCGCACTCCTCCTGGGGCTAATAAGGGAGCGAGCAGCCtaccagtttgctagtaaaactgaattactgtgtcgcaaaatgatgcatgtctaaaaagtgtgtcaccgacCTGagaaatttggaaagctctggtttaagATATAGCCCACCTTAATTCTACTGAAGGAAATAAGGGGAGCATGCCAGACCTAAAATTTGCTGCTGCTCCTAGCATAAACATTTAAGATCACTAACTATGACATGATGCAGGTATATACCTGGACAGAAGTCTAATCCTCTTTATTTCATCATAAATGGTTCAAAGAGTGAGCCACCTCCTTCTGTGACCTGTGAGGCAGCAATTTGTGCATGACTATTACGGTGGTCTTGAAGCTCAAACATCTCAACTGTACTTAACAAAGCtttattttgaatattctgtATCGTTTTTGTACCTAGATCTCATTCCCAACAGAGATTCCttctacttttacctttttatgactcCCGTTTTTAAAGACTTGTAAGAACAATTTCTGCCCTAGCCTGAACTTTTGCTTCTGGAGCTTTCAGGGGGCCTTTTTAAAGAACCAGAGCTTCAAAGAAAACATTCAAAccgaaggggagggggaaaaaggcTTACCTGGAATAGAAGTATCGGTCCAGCCTCTCTTGGCTCGAACACAATAGTCCCATCTAGTGTTGGGGTCTGTGACAAACTTCCCAATGTCCTGAAAGAGCTCTTGGAAGGACATTTGGCTCGCTTGGTAGACCGTGTAATACAGAAGTGCCGCCCTCCACAGGAAGGGATCTTTCCGAAAGAGAACACTGTGGATACTTGCCAGGCCTTCCTCCGTGGGGTTGATGGGTTTGAGGCCATGTTTTCTTCGCCCATTCCAGGTGCTCCACAGCTGGCTGTTGTTATTAATGCCTCTCAGATAATGAGTTCCTGTAAAGAATACAAACGCACAATCATGCAGGCATTGCCAGAATGTTAGCCACAAATAAGCAAACTGCTACCGcggcaaaaaaaacaacaccacccccAAAACCCAAGCATAACCAAATTTAGCCTCAAGTTCAGAACTTCTCAAGACAGTGAGAGATGACAAATGCAAGTTATTTTGACTGTGGGCAAGCATTCTGCCTCTGGAACTCAAGTTCATGTCAGTAAGAATTgtgctagagcatgggtaggcaaactaaggcccaggggccggatccagcccaattgccttctgaatcCATGCGGAcaatccaggaatcagcgtgtttttacatgagtagaatgtgcgcttttatttaaaatgcatctctgggttatttgtggggcataggaattcgttcattcccccccaaaaaaaaaatatatagtccagccccccacagggtctgaggcacagtggaccggccccctgctgaaaaagttttctgaacCCTGTGCTAGAGTTTGACTTGGTGGGTTGCACCCATTGCTTAAGGGCACATTTGCGTTGCCTTGGCAAACGGAGGATTCCAGCCCTCTATTTACTGAGGTAATCCAAATATAGCTGCAGGAGAACCCATGTGGCCTTGTGTATATGTGCTTACGTCTTCCTGTGTCTAATGACTTCCCCCTGCAAATCGCCCAATATTTCTTTTAGGTCACTGACACTTTTAGGTCACTGACACTTACTTTCCCCCTGGCTGAGGGAAGGGAGGTTAAAAAATTGACAGGGGGTGGGCAAAGGGTTAAGCGCTCTCTTCCTGTCCAATCACGTCCTCAGTAAATGCTCTGTCGCCCAATGAGCTTTACAGAACAAGAATATCATTAGGAACAAGGAAAGAGAGGCATCATTTAATGCGAAGCACTTTCCTGAAATCTTTTTTTCTCACCACACTGCTAACGGTTGGATGGAGACcaggtggtttttattttatttttttgcactatCTTCACCCAGACCCTTAAGAAACTTATATGCTGATCAGAAGATCCCTCAGTACTGATTGGCTCCTGGTCTAGTCTTGTGATGGACTTAAAGTCCTTAGTCGGCAAGCTACTTCTCTGTTGACCTGACCTCCATGGTTTCCACCATCCCTTGTCAGCTCCTCATCTGCAGATGGAACTGCCTCCTTGCATGGCAACCACGGCTTCCGGTTTTCCAAACCAGAAGACCTCCCTCATCCTTTGTCAGGTGACTGGGATCGTAACCATTCAGCCATTCAGCCATGATAGGTAATATCAGCACCCTTCTCAACAGCATCCGGCTTAGCAAGTCGCATAAGAAATGCCTAGAGATGGGCATACTTGCACGACTTATCTGCGCAACGGCTTCCCTTATGTGCGTACCTATTTCGTGCCTCAGCATTCCTTCCAGCCAATGCTCACGTGCCGTGGCAATATTGATGGTAAGAGTTGGGCGGCCGTTCACCACCGTCATCGAGGCTCGAGAAAGCAAGTCTTCGGAGAGATGGACCACAATCTgaataaaaaagaagagaaattaGATATTAAACCTTTAAACAATCAAAGGTTTTGCATTCCTAGCTCCAGCAACACATTTCCAATTCTGTATAGAGTCATTGCCAGGTTTTttaatttatgattttcaattttatacatttcaatcattttacaatcattttaacacttcaaaacttgacttctttccccctctttctatggttccttaaatttatttttagtattttctgcatatccaaatgagcttaatttgctcatttattcatctactttaaatatatattcttataaaactgcaggttattacaataatcctgccaatgttcttatctgtttagtttgtttgtaaatattcaataaaccatttccattctttaaaaatattgttatcttgatttcttatttttctggcaagtttcaccatttctgcatattccataagtttttgcatCCATACTTCTTTTCCTGGgagttcttcttctttccattttttggaCAGGTAAcaaacattcttgccactgtagtcgcatacataaataaatttctatactgtttgggtagttctgtccttataattcccaaaaggaaagcttctgggttttttttttacaaacgttattttaaacatctttttcaattcattatatatcatttcccagtgagCTTTAACCtcactacaagaccaccacatatatAGAGTCATTGTGAACCAAAAGTTCAAGATGTCGATTCACCCAACGCAATGCCAATGGACTGCAGATACAACAGGAAGTGACTGTTGCAAAGGGTCAGTGAAGATTCACTAGTCCAGCACCCAGTCACAACCATGTCTAATACAGACTGCACAATACAGGCCCCAGACAGAGCAATCCTGTGCTGGACCCATCTGGGGCTGTTTGGGCACCCGGCCTCTGAGCATCCAGCGAGAAATAACCAAGAATACAGAAAAGAAAGCGACAGAGGTGCTATTTCTGTTGGGAACAATGAATACTGGTGAATTCTTATGGATTATATTTTTTCCCCTGCTGGGTTTAGCTGAAGTAAAACAGTATGAATGAAAGCCTAGAAAGCCAATTTAGTTACGGGAAGGGTGAGATTTCTCTCCCTGCTGGCATGGCCTTTGCCACTGGGATGTCCAGGTGAAATGTGTCGTGACCTGGCCCTAGTGTTGGGCAAAGAGAGGCAGATGCCTCAGGTGACAGATGCTGCAGGGCTGCAGTAgaagctcctctcctctcttcttaAAGTTCCCAGATACCTTAACTTGGATAAGACTGGGGCATGTGACCCTGACTCTATGGTGTTAGATAGATCGATAAACCGATAGATCGATCAATAGATAAATGCTGTTACAAGTGATCCAACCTCGCCTAGGCAGCCTTCTTTCATCATGTATTTCCTGACATGGTTCCAGATACGACTTCTGGGCAGGAGGCTGCCTCCGGTGGCTTGCTCAAAATTTTCGTAGCTTCCATACTTTTGCAAAGTCAGTTCCATGATTTTGATGGCCTGCACGAGAGACAAAAACAGAGCAAAAGCTGTTGATCAGGGGCTTAGTGAGCAGGTAGAGCTGGagacagagagcagttcagacccCGAGGCTGAAGCAAAGGAGGCGGCTCAAgagactgctgaagaatccagggaatttccccctcctgctgtgataaGCTACCCTCCCCCTCGGTCTCCAATAATGTGCAGAATGATGAGGAGGGCAAAACaaaagccagaggcacacagatgcagtttgagactgcttgggataCATCTGGAAGAGGACAAGTCAGGGAAGAAGGCAGGAACCTTCACAAGACCTGCTGTGAAGTATTGCTGAGTTGTATGCTGTTCccaagagttaacttcactggcaaCGGAGCCCTGAATCcgactccagccctgacaatgGGTATTCCCCAAAACAAATCATCTTGAGGCTCTAGGCAGCTTCTGGGCAGGATCCCACTGGCCCTTCATGTCATGAGACTCCTGCTCAGCCGGCAGTGCCACCCTTGGCCACCTGCACTGCAGCAGTGCCAGAGCTCCCTCGCACTTCCTGTGCTGGACACCGATACACAGGCAATGTGCACAATATCAGAAGTTTGTATAGATATTTCACAACAAATACAAAAATGATAGAGTCTGCCATTATCCTGAAAACATCTCTGCCCCAAGTAGAGTCACCTGTGCACTCCAGAATGCACATGGAGGCTTTGCACAGTTCACTTCAAAAGAAGAGGCGGTCTGGCAATTGCAAAAGGACTTACACAAAATACTGTCTCCTCCCACTGAGGGGAATAGGGCTTCCTTTACAGGCAGAGGAACACCACATACACACCCAAACCTCCCATGCTTACATGTTAAATTTCTGGACATGAGCACAAGTAGAAGAATACTATTTTGATTTCCATTTCGTGAGTTTCCCATCCGTTTTCAGATTCTGACACGTATGTCTGTGATCTACCAGAGACTTACAGGAAAGTTTGTGCTCTGTTGTGACGCAGGAGGGCAATGTACTTTGCAATGT is a genomic window of Podarcis muralis chromosome 12, rPodMur119.hap1.1, whole genome shotgun sequence containing:
- the MATCAP2 gene encoding putative tyrosine carboxypeptidase MATCAP2 isoform X1, with amino-acid sequence MSWRFPKCKTTSRKKQEKLHWPEQELSKKTVLSPDEYNFFPKNESSSIRRLSQSGILKDTFTTGTSSYNVLLQSKEEKKHLLQKHPLAHHKRHRKPAKPPNASRGSERQKIKAPPPLPRSGWCGLSRQPSLFITSPIPSGIKLARSISVTGSSIGLPKTKAKRHSFSSLAKPKPLQRSKSYLKEGDAAGRKFCILTAIKPSNVEKEKMKFFKSDFSYNPQFEYASSALSSVIAKHSQASSTFLKQAIKIMELTLQKYGSYENFEQATGGSLLPRSRIWNHVRKYMMKEGCLGEIVVHLSEDLLSRASMTVVNGRPTLTINIATAREHWLEGMLRHEIGTHYLRGINNNSQLWSTWNGRRKHGLKPINPTEEGLASIHSVLFRKDPFLWRAALLYYTVYQASQMSFQELFQDIGKFVTDPNTRWDYCVRAKRGWTDTSIPGCFSKDQVYLDGILRILRYRHTIDFCLLTALGKVSYEDVDRLKDLGMIENMRVPHFLQDHTRYMEHLEKIMEVNELSDTELRLLLP
- the MATCAP2 gene encoding putative tyrosine carboxypeptidase MATCAP2 isoform X2 produces the protein MLESIRVTEKLHWPEQELSKKTVLSPDEYNFFPKNESSSIRRLSQSGILKDTFTTGTSSYNVLLQSKEEKKHLLQKHPLAHHKRHRKPAKPPNASRGSERQKIKAPPPLPRSGWCGLSRQPSLFITSPIPSGIKLARSISVTGSSIGLPKTKAKRHSFSSLAKPKPLQRSKSYLKEGDAAGRKFCILTAIKPSNVEKEKMKFFKSDFSYNPQFEYASSALSSVIAKHSQASSTFLKQAIKIMELTLQKYGSYENFEQATGGSLLPRSRIWNHVRKYMMKEGCLGEIVVHLSEDLLSRASMTVVNGRPTLTINIATAREHWLEGMLRHEIGTHYLRGINNNSQLWSTWNGRRKHGLKPINPTEEGLASIHSVLFRKDPFLWRAALLYYTVYQASQMSFQELFQDIGKFVTDPNTRWDYCVRAKRGWTDTSIPGCFSKDQVYLDGILRILRYRHTIDFCLLTALGKVSYEDVDRLKDLGMIENMRVPHFLQDHTRYMEHLEKIMEVNELSDTELRLLLP